From Solanum lycopersicum chromosome 8, SLM_r2.1, the proteins below share one genomic window:
- the LOC101259179 gene encoding uncharacterized protein: MVFYFKARPETGDYTIFMGLDKYENEELIKFGFPEDIWFHVDKMSSAHVYLRLNKGQTFDDIPEGVLEDCAQLVKANSIQGNKVNNVDVVYTPWQNLKKTASMDVGQVSFHNPKMVRTVRVEKRINEIVNRLNRTKVERKPDLKAEREAVNAAERAERKQQLREKKRREDMDRLEKERQAEMRSYKNLMVADKMTSNKDIASANKSLQEMEEDFM; this comes from the exons ATGGTGTTCTACTTCAAGGCTCGACCGGAAACTGGTGACTACACCATCTTTATGGGTCTGGATAAATATGAGAATGAAGAACTCATCAAATTTGGCTTCCCTGAAGACATTTG GTTCCATGTGGATAAAATGTCATCAGCCCATGTTTATTTGAGATTGAACAAGGGTCAAACATTTGATGATATACCTGAAGGTGTATTGGAAGATTGTGCTCAACTTGTCAAGGCGAATTCTATCCAAG GAAACAAGGTAAACAATGTCGATGTTGTTTATACTCCATGGCAAAACCTTAAGAAGACTGCCTCAATGGATGTTGGGCAAGTTAGCTTCCACAACCCAAAAATG GTTCGTACCGTGAGGGTTGAGAAGCGAATAAATGAGATAGTCAATAGATTAAACCGTACAAAGGTGGAAAGGAAGCCCGACTTGAAAG CTGAGCGGGAGGCCGTCAATGCAGCTGAAAGGGCGGAGAGGAAGCAGCAGCTTAGGGAGAAG AAACGAAGAGAGGATATGGATAGGCTTGAAAAGGAAAGACAGGCTGAAATGAGGAGCTACAAAAATTTGATGGTTGCTGATAAGATGACATCTAACAAAGACATTGCGTCAGCTAACAAGTCCCTGCAAGAGATGGAGGAAGACTTCATGTGA
- the LOC101259467 gene encoding la protein 1, which yields MAKTLNEETVKKVIRQVNFYFSDSNLPKDGFLRKSVEESEDGLISLALICSFSRMRSHLDLGMAKAEDISDDTVQSVAEALRASSFLKISEDGKKVGRASELAKPEEVIEQIDVRTIAASPLEYSVKLEDVESFFAQHGEVNSVRLPRHVADKRMFCGTALVEFSNEEDAVNVVKQNLVYGGVELELKPKKEFDVERAIEEKEVEQNHPRSGPNSKNNSNSELDYPKGLIIAFKLKRISAKSSTDQNGNHELATESASAPETGGNKDTTVDNVEMTDEKVPGGIKDGDNDENVEKGENVEKGDKKDAEDGNGETDVQNPVVAEKSMDTPTEDVEQASAEEKLSIAACKDNKDIVMREDLKSVFQKFGTVKFIDFAIGAESGYIRFESEGAAQKARAAGVLAEEGGLAVKNFIAVLDPVTGDAEREYWTMFRNGQQEKRRDFKGNRGRGGRFNRGGKHSRGRGNDFGGRPNKFQKTRS from the exons ATGGCTAAAACGTTGAACGAAGAAACTGTCAAGAAGGTCATTCGTCAG GTTAATTTTTACTTCAGTGATAGTAATCTCCCAAAAGATGGGTTTCTCAGGAAATCAGTGGAAGAAAGCGAAGATGGGT TGATAAGTTTAGCTTTGATATGTTCATTTTCACGGATGAGGTCTCACTTGGATTTGGGGATGGCAAAGGCAGAAGATATATCAGATGATACCGTGCAATCTGTTGCTGAAGCTTTAAGAgcttcttcttttcttaaaatttcagaAGATG GGAAGAAAGTTGGAAGAGCCAGTGAGCTTGCAAAGCCTGAGGAGGTTATTGAGCAAATTGATGTTAGGACGATTGCTGCATCCCCTTTGGAATACAGTGTCAAGCTGGAGGACGTGGAGTCTTTCTTTGCTCAGCATGGCGAG GTGAACAGTGTGAGACTGCCTCGTCATGTAGCTGATAAAAGGATGTTTTGTGGCACTGCTCTTGTTGAGTTCTCCAATGAGGAAGATGCGGTTAATGTTGTGAAGCAAAACTTGGTTTATGGAGGAGTTGAATTAGAACTGAAACCAAA GAAAGAATTTGATGTTGAAAGAGCCATTGAAGAGAAAGAAGTTGAGCAAAACCATCCTCGTAGTGGtccaaatagtaaaaataattcgAATTCGGAGCTAGA CTATCCAAAGGGCTTGATCATTGCATTTAAGTTGAAGAGGATCTCTGCTAAAAGCTCTACAGATCAGAATGGTAATCATGAACTGGCTACTGAAAGCGCAAGTGCTCCTGAAACAGGAGGCAATAAAGATACAACAGTAGACAATGTTGAAATGACAGATGAGAAGGTCCCAGGAGGTATTAAAGATGGAGACAATGATGAGAATGTTGAGAAGGGTGAAAATGTTGAGAAGGGTGATAAAAAAGATGCAGAGGATGGGAATGGGGAGACTGATGTTCAGAATCCTGTTGTTGCCGAGAAATCCATGGACACTCCAACTGAAGATGTTGAGCAAGCTTCAGCGGAAGAAAAATTATCCATTGCTGCTTGCAAGGATAACAAAGATATCGTTATGCGTGAAGACCTGAAGAGCGTATTCCAAAAATTTGGTACTGTAAAG TTCATCGATTTCGCGATTGGAGCAGAATCAGGATATATAAGGTTTGAAAGTGAAGGGGCTGCACAGAAAGCACGTGCTGCTGGTGTACTTGCTGAGGAAGGTGGTTTGGCGGTGAAAAATTTCATTGCTGTCTTGGACCCTGTTACTG GTGATGCTGAGAGGGAATACTGGACTATGTTCCGTAATGGCCAGCAGGAAAAACGCCGTGACTTTAAAGGGAATAGGGGAAG GGGAGGAAGGTTCAACAGAGGTGGGAAGCATTCGCGTGGAAGGGGTAATGATTTTGGTGGACGCCCGAACAAATTCCAGAAAACTAGGTCATGA